The nucleotide window CGCTGGCAGCCGAAGCCGAGCAGCGGCTGGCACGCGAGTACCCGCAGCTGCAGCGCTACGGGCTGACGCCGACCGGCGATGCCGCGCCGCAGCTGTGGATCGTCGATCCGCACGGCAATCTGGTGCTGCGCTACGACGCCAAGGCCGACGGCAAGGCGATCCTCGACGACCTCAAGTACCTGCTGAAGATTTCGCAGATCGGCTGAAGCCGGCTTAAAGGAGCGCCCGATGACCCGCCCCGGTTACCGCCTTGCCCTGTTCGCCACCGCGCTGGCCGTGGTGGTGGTGCTGCTCGGCGCCTACACGCGGCTGACCCACGCCGGCCTCGGCTGCCCGGACTGGCCGGGCTGCTACGGTTTTCTCGGCGTGCCGATGAGCGAACAGGCGCAGAGCCTGGCCGCCGAACGCTTCCCCGATGCGCCGGTGGAAGTGCACAAGGGCTGGAACGAGATGGTCCATCGCTATTTCGCCGGCAGCCTCGGCTTGGTGATCCTCGCGCTGGCGCTGCAGGCGCTGCGCCGTCGCAACGAGCCAGGGCAGCCGGTGAAGCTGCCGTTGCTGCTGCTCGCCGTGGTGATCGCCCAGGCGCTGTTCGGCATGTGGACGGTGACGCTGCAGTTGTGGCCGCAAGTCGTTACGGCGCACCTGCTGGGCGGCTTCACCACCCTGAGCCTGTTGTTCCTGCTGTGCCTGCGCCTGTCCGGGGCGCTACCGCCGCTGGGCGCGGTCGACGGCCGGCTGCGCGCCTTCGCGGCGCTCGCCCTGCTGCTGGTGGTCGGCCAGATCACCCTCGGCGGCTGGGTCAGCAGCAACTATGCAGCGGTGGCCTGCACCGATTTTCCCACCTGCCACGGTGAATGGTGGCCACGGATGGATTTCGCCAACGCCTTCAACCTCACCCATCACGACATCGGCCCCAACTACCTCGGCGGCCTGCTCTACGGCGAGGCGCGCACGGCAATCCACGTCAGCCACCGGCTCGGCGCACTGAGCGTGACACTGGTGCTGCTGGCGCTCGCCGCGCTGCTGCGGCGCAACGGCCTCGGCCGCCTCGCGGCGCTGGTGCTCGGCGCGCTGACGCTGCAGGTCGGGCTGGGTATCGCCAACGTCGTGCTGCACCTGCCGCTGCCGGTCGCGGTGGCACACAACGGCGGCGGCGCCGCGCTGCTGCTGGTGCTGGTGCTGGTCAACTACCGCCTGCGCCAGCCTGCACGCGCCCGACATCCCGCATCGATGACGTCCACGGCCGGTCGCTTCGACCTGCCCGGCGCCCGACCATAAGGAGAACACCATGGCCACCGTACTCAGCGAACACCGCGTCCAGGCCAGCTGGCGCGACTACCTGGAGCTGACCAAGCCGAAGGTGGTGCTGCTGATGCTCATCACCTCGCTGGTCGGCATGTTCCTCGCCACCCGTGCCGGCGTGCCGTGGACGGTGCTGCTGTTCGGCAACCTCGGCATCGCGCTGTGCGCCGGCGGCGCGGCGGCGGTCAATCACGTGGTGGACCGCCGCATCGACGCAGTGATGGCGCGCACCCACAAGCGCCCGCTGGCCGAGGGCCGGGTGTCACCCGCCGCCGCGCTGACCTTTGCGCTGGCATTGGGCGTCGCCGGGCTCGCGCTGCTGCTGGCCTTCACCAATGCGCTGGCGGCCTGGCTGACGCTCGCCTCGCTGATCGGCTACGCGGTGATCTACACCGGCTTTCTCAAGCGCGCCACGCCGCAGAACATCGTCATCGGCGGCCTGGCCGGCGCCGCGCCGCCGCTGCTCGGCTGGGTCGCGGTGACCGGCCAGATCAGCGCCGAACCCCTGCTGCTGGTGCTGATCATCTTCGCCTGGACGCCACCACATTTCTGGGCGCTGGCGATCCACCGCCGCGCCGAGTACGCCAAGGTGAACATTCCGATGCTGCCGGTGACCCACGGCGTGCACTACACCAAGGTGCACATCCTGCTCTACACCGCGATCCTGCTGGCAGTCAGCTTCATGCCGTTCGCCATCCACATGAGCGGCCTGCTGTACCTGGTCGCCGCGGCGTTGCTGGGCGCGCGGTTTCTCTACTGGGCCATCGCGCTGTACCGCGACAGCCGGCCACATGCGGCAATCAAGACCTTCAAATTCAGCATCTGGTACCTGTTCGCGCTGTTCATCGCGCTACTGGTTGATCATTATCTGCTGCTCGATTTCTAGTGGCCTGTGCGGTGAGTGGGTTGAGGCAAGTTCGGATGAACATGGCTCCGAGACAAGGCGCTGCGACGAGTCATGGCGAGCTATGGCAAGGAGCAGCAATGCAGTGTCGGGGTCAGGGGCGCCGAAATCGACCAACTGAGCTCACCAAACAGGCCACCCAGCCGCCCACAGGACGCCCATGACCCGCATCCAGAAAACCGTTTTCATCCTCGTTGCGCTGATCGCGCTGGTCGTCGGGCTGACGGTTTCCAAGGTACTCAATGGCGAACGCCAGCTCGACCCGACTCAACTGCTGGATGCCGGTATCGTGCTGCTGCCGCAGAGCCGCCCGCTGCCGGCGCTGAGCCTGACCGACGAGAATGGCCAGGCGGTGCAGGTCGACCAGCTCAAGGGCGGCTGGACGCTGCTGTTCTTCGGCTACACGTTCTGTCCCGACATCTGCCCGACCACCCTTGCCGAGCTGCGCCAGCTCAACGGCCTGCTCCCCGAAACGGTGCGCGGGCAGCTCCAGCCGATCCTGGTCAGCGTCGATCCGAACCGCGACACGCCGGCCAAGCTCAAGGAATACCTG belongs to Pseudomonas phenolilytica and includes:
- a CDS encoding COX15/CtaA family protein, with protein sequence MTRPGYRLALFATALAVVVVLLGAYTRLTHAGLGCPDWPGCYGFLGVPMSEQAQSLAAERFPDAPVEVHKGWNEMVHRYFAGSLGLVILALALQALRRRNEPGQPVKLPLLLLAVVIAQALFGMWTVTLQLWPQVVTAHLLGGFTTLSLLFLLCLRLSGALPPLGAVDGRLRAFAALALLLVVGQITLGGWVSSNYAAVACTDFPTCHGEWWPRMDFANAFNLTHHDIGPNYLGGLLYGEARTAIHVSHRLGALSVTLVLLALAALLRRNGLGRLAALVLGALTLQVGLGIANVVLHLPLPVAVAHNGGGAALLLVLVLVNYRLRQPARARHPASMTSTAGRFDLPGARP
- a CDS encoding SCO family protein, which codes for MTRIQKTVFILVALIALVVGLTVSKVLNGERQLDPTQLLDAGIVLLPQSRPLPALSLTDENGQAVQVDQLKGGWTLLFFGYTFCPDICPTTLAELRQLNGLLPETVRGQLQPILVSVDPNRDTPAKLKEYLGYFNAGFHGWTGTPENIQALANGVGIPFIPPDTSKENYTVDHSGNLVIIGPDGRQHGFIRAPLRVQKLAEQLPALVQQPR
- the cyoE gene encoding heme o synthase is translated as MATVLSEHRVQASWRDYLELTKPKVVLLMLITSLVGMFLATRAGVPWTVLLFGNLGIALCAGGAAAVNHVVDRRIDAVMARTHKRPLAEGRVSPAAALTFALALGVAGLALLLAFTNALAAWLTLASLIGYAVIYTGFLKRATPQNIVIGGLAGAAPPLLGWVAVTGQISAEPLLLVLIIFAWTPPHFWALAIHRRAEYAKVNIPMLPVTHGVHYTKVHILLYTAILLAVSFMPFAIHMSGLLYLVAAALLGARFLYWAIALYRDSRPHAAIKTFKFSIWYLFALFIALLVDHYLLLDF